The genomic interval GTCGGTCAAGCCCTGGCCGGGCGCGGACCCCTGGGCGCTCCCGGAGGTTTGACACTCCGTTCAGGGGAACGCTATAGTCTCCACGCTTTACCGTCGATGCACCCCTCGTCCGGGGTTCATAGAACTAGGTTTCCCGCGCTTCGAGTTCAGCAGCGAACGCCATGCCCGGCTACGCCCCTATCCTGATTCTCGGCGCGGTCACCCTGGGGTTCGCGGTCTCCACCGCGATCCTGTCGCGCCTAATCGGTCGCCCGCGTCCGGATCCCGCCAAGAACTCGGTCTACGAGTGCGGGGTGCCCGCCATCGGCACCGCGCGGGAGCGCTTCCCGATCAAGTTCTACCTGGTTTGCATGCTCTTCATCCTCTTTGACGTGGATGCGGCCTTCCTCTACCCCTGGGCACTGATCTTCCGGGATCTGGGGCTCTTCGGCCTCCTCGAGATGGGCGTGTTCATCGTCCTCATCGGGGGCGGCTTCGTCTACGCCTGGAAGGTGGGAGCCCTCGACTGGTGAGTCCGGCCTGATGGAATTCACTCCCGAGAACAAGCGGAAGTTCGACGAGATCCTCGAGCGCTATCCGGTGAAGCGTTCCGCGCTCTTGCCCGCCCTCTTCCTCGCCCAGGAGCAGTTCGGATACCTGAGCCAAGAGGCGATGGAGTACCTGGCAAGGCTGCTCGACCTCACGCCCGCCCAGGTCCACGACACCGCCAGCTACTACGCGATGTACCGCTTCCAGCCCGAGGGCCGCACGCTCCTCGAGTTTTGCACCACGCTCTCTTGCTCGCTAGGGGGGGCGGAGGGCCTGCTTCAGTCGACCTGCCGCAAGCTCGGGATCTCGGAGGGCGGCACCAGCGCGGATGGGAAGTTCACGGTCAAGCGCGTGGAGTGCCTGGCCGCCTGCGGGGGCGCGCCCGCGGTCCAGGTGGACGGGGCCTGGCTGGAAGGGGCCACGGAAGCCGACATCGACCGTGTGCTCGCGGGGGAGACGGTAAGGCGCCCATTCGTCTGGCCAAAGAGCCCGGGCGAGCACATCCTCTTCCGCAACGTCTGGAAGAAGAACTCCCAGGCCCTCGCCACCTACCAGGCGGGGGGGGGGTACGCCAACCTGAAGAAGTTCCTCTCCATGAAGCCCGAAGACATCATCGAGACGGTCAAGCGGTCCAACCTGCGCGGGCGGGGGGGGGCCGGTTTCCCGACCGGACTCAAGTGGAGCCTCCTGCCCAAGGAGAACCCCAAGCCCCGCTACCTTTGCGTCAATGCGGACGAGAGCGAGCCCGGCACCTACAAGGACCGGGTCATCATCGAGCAGGACCCCCATCAGCTCATCGAGGGCACGGTGGTCTCGTGCCACGCCATCCGTTCCCGCACCGCCTACATCTACATCCGCGGTGAGTTCCACGAGGGGGCCCGCAACCTGGAGACGGCGCTCCAGGAGGCGCGGGCCGCCGGTTACGTGGGCCGGAACATCCTCGGCACGGGGGTGGACGTGGAGGTCCATGTCCACCGGGGCGCGGGCGCCTACGAATGCGGGGAGGAGACGGCCCTCCTGGAGAGCCTCGAGGGCAAACGCGGCCAGCCCCGGATGAAGCCCCCCTTTCCCGCCAACGTGGGGCTCTACGGATGCCCCACCATCGTCAACAACGTGGAGACCCTCATCTGCGTCCCTCTCATCCTGGAGAGGGGGGCGGAGTGGTTCGCCGGCTACGGGGTGGAGAAGAACGGGGGGCCCAAGCTCTACTCCATCAGCGGCCACGTGAAGCGGCCCGGAAGCTACGAGGCGCCCATGGGCCGGATCACGCTGCGGGAGCTGATCTACGGCGACGGGTACGCGCAGGGGATCCGCGAGGGCCGGAAGCTCAAGGCGGTGGTGCCGGGCGGCTCCTCCACCCCCGTACTCACCGCGGACGAGATCGACATCGGGATGGATTTCGAGAGCGTGGCCAAGGCGGGGAGCATGCTGGGCTCCGCGGGCACGATCGTGATGGACGACTCCACGTGCATGGTCTGGGCCGCGCGCAACCTGACCTATTTCTACAAGCACGAGTCCTGCGGCAAGTGTTCCCCCTGCCGAGAGGGGACGGGCTGGTTGCTGCGGCTCCTGACCCAGATCGAGGAGGGGCAGGGAGCGGACAAGGACCTGGACACCCTCTGGCGGGTGACGGACGCCATCGCGGGCAAGACCCTCTGCCCCTTCGGGGACGCGGCGGTGGCCCCTCCCCAGTCCAACCTCAAGAAGTTCCGGGAGGAGTTCGAATACCACGTGCGCGAGAAACAGTGCTGGCGCGCGGTGGCGGGGACGTTCGAGGAGGCGAGGGCTCGACGCCTGACGGGGGTGGCGCCCTGATGGTCCCCCTGCTCTGGTGGCAAGCCCTGCTGGGCGACACGGCCAAGGTCTTCGTCATCTTCAACATCAACATGCTGACCTTCGTGCACATGACCTGGTTGGAGCGGCGGGTTCTGGCTTTCATGCAGTTCCGCCTGGGTCCCAACCGCACCGGACCCCTGGGGTTCTTCCAGCCCTACGCCGACGCCATCAAGCTCTTCTTCAAGGAAGAGACCATGCCCGCGGAGGCCAACCGCAAGGCCTTCGTGGCCGCCCCCTTGATCTCGGTCGCGGCCGCCTTCATGGCCATTGCCGTGATCCCCTACGGGCCGCCCTTCACGCTCTTCGGCCGGCAGTGGCAGCTCCAGGTGGCGGACCTCGGGGTCGGCGTGCTCTTCATCTTCGCCATCACCGCCCTGGGAGTGTACGGGGTGGTGGTGGCGGGTTGGTCCGCGAACAACAAGTTCACCCTCCTGGGCAGCCTCCGCTCCTCGGCCCAGATGTTCTCCTACGAGCTGGCGCTGGGCCTCTCCTGGGTCGGGATCATCATGCTCGCGGGCTCTTTCAAGATCGGCGACATCGTCCAGCACCAGGCAGGGTGGCTCGTCCATTGGAACATCGTCAGGCAGCCCCTGGCCTTCCTGGTCTACTTCGTGGCCGCCACTGCCGAGGTCGCCCGCATTCCCTTCGACCTCCCTGAAGGCGAGACCGAGCTGGTCGCGGGGTTCCACACCGAGTACTCGTCCATGAGCTTCGGCCTCATGCAGATCGCCGAGTACATCAACATGATCACGGTCTCGGTCCTGGCCACCGACCTCTTCCTGGGGGGCTGGTACTCGGGCTTGCCCTTCCTCCCCTCCCACGGGCTCCTGGGCTTCGTGTGGTTCGGGGCCAAGGTGTTCTTCGTGCTCTTCGTCTTCGTCTGGCTGCGGGGCACCCTTCCCCGCTTCCGCTACGACCAGCTCATGGACTTTGGCTGGAAAGTGCTGATCCCTCTCGCCGTCCTCAACATCATGGTCACCGCGGTCATGGTGACGGTCTTCGGATCATGATCGACGCCATCCTTTTTTATATGTTCGCGGGCGCCGCCCTGGGCTCCGCCCTGGTCGTGGTGGGCCAGCGGAACCCGCTCTACAGCGCCTTTGCCCTCATCCTCAACCTCTGCTCTTTGTCTGCGATCTACGGCCTCCTGGGCTCCCCCTTCATCGCCGTGCTGCAAGTGGTGGTCTACGCCGGCGCCATCATGGTTCTCTTCCTGTTCGTGCTCATGCTCTTGAACGTCAAGCGCGAGTCCCAGGAGGAGGGGAGCTGGCGCGCGCTCGCGGGCACCGCCTTCGCCCTGGCCGTGCTGCTCGTCTTCCAGGTGGGGACCGTCCTCCTCCACTGGCACCACCCGGCCCCCCCTGACTTCGACGCTTCCACGCGGAAAATGGCGGAGATCCTCTTCTCCCCCCGCTTCCTCTACGTCTTCGAGGCCACCTCGATCCTGATCCTGGCCGCGCTGGTGGGCGCGGTGGCCCTGGCCAAGAAGGATCCCTGAAATGCCCCCCGGGCCCGCCTTCTTGAACTACGCCGTCCTCCTCAGCCTGGGGCTGTTCGCGATCGGGGCGCTCGGCGTCTTCCTGCGCCGCAACGTCATCACCGTCTTCATGTGCGTGGAGCTCATGCTGAACGCGGTGAACCTGGCGTTCGTGACCTTCAGCCGGGCCTTCGGCACCCTGGACGGGCAGGTCCTGGTCTTCTTCGTGATGGTGGTGGCGGCGGCGGAGGCGGCGGTGGGCCTGGCCATCGTGATCGCCATCCACCGGCACCGCGACACCCTGGACGTGGACGCCTTCAACCTCATGAAGTGGTAGCGATGTTCGAAGATCACGCGTTGATCGTCGCGACCTTCATGATCCCCATGCTCCCCCTCTTCGGGTTCATCACCCTAGCCCTGTTCCCCCTCTTCCGGTCCATCAGCCTGGCCCTGTTCGGGGAGCGGTTCCGGAGGGACAACGACGAGTGGGGGGCCACCCTCTTGGCCTGCGCTCTCGTGCTCCTGTCCTTCGCCCTCGCGGCCTGGTCCGTGATCCGCCTCCAGGGTCTGGTGGGAGGGCCCACCGGCCTCCGCTTTGCCCAGCCCTACCTGGGCTACGAGTGGATCGAGGCCGGGGGGTTCCGGGTCTCCCTGAGCCTGCTCCTGGATCCCCTCTCCTCCGTGATGATCCTGGTCGTGACGGGGGTGGGCTCGCTCATCCACATCTACTCCCTGGGATACATGGCCCACGACGAGGACCGGGTCCGCTACTTCTCCTACTTGAACCTCTTTACGTTCTTCATGCTCCTCCTGGTCTTGGGGGGCAACCTGCCCTTGATGTTCGTGGGCTGGGAAGGGGTGGGGCTCTGCTCGTACCTCCTGATCGGGTTCTGGTTCCGCCGGAAGAGCGCCACCGATGCGGGGATGAAGGCCTTCATCGTGAACCGCATCGGCGACGTGGGCCTGCTGTTGGGCATGATCCTGGCCTACCACGCCTTCGGCAGCCTGGACCTCGTGACCATCGCCGACAACGCAAGTGCGCTCGCTCCCGAGGCCGGGGGCGAGTTCGGGGTCGTGACCCTGGTCTGCCTGCTCCTCTTCGTGGGCGCCTGCGGTAAGAGCGCGCAGATTCCCTTGCATGTCTGGCTGCCCGACGCCATGGAGGGCCCCACCCCCGTCTCCGCTCTGATCCACGCCGCCACCATGGTCACCGCGGGCGTGTATCTGGTGGCCCGCCTGGCCCCCCTCTACCATCTCTCCGCGGGCGCCCTCACGGTGGTGGCGGTGGTCGGGGGAGCCACTGCGCTCATGGCCGCCACCATTGCCCTCGTCCAGACCGACATCAAGAAGGTGCTCGCCTATTCCACCGTGAGCCAGCTCGGCTACATGTTCCTGGCCTGCGGAGTGGGAGCGTTCGGGGTGGCCATCTTCCACCTCTTCACCCACGCCTTCTTCAAAGCCTTGCTCTTCCTGGGCGCGGGCTCCGTGATCCACGCCCTGAGCGGCGAGCAGGACATGAGAAACATGGGTGGTCTGCGAGCGAAGATCCCCTGGACCTTCTGGACGTTCGTGGTGGGCACCTTGGCCATCGCCGGCATCCCCCCCTTGGCCGGCTTCTTCAGCAAGGACGAGATCCTCCGGGGGGCGCTGCTGGCGGGCAAGACCGGACTCTTCGCGCTCGGCTTCCTCACCGCCTTTCTCACCGCCTTCTACATGTCCCGGCTCATGTTCCTGACCTTCTTCGGGAGCTTCCGCGGAGGCCCGGCCGCCGAGCCCCACGTCCACGAGTCGCCCTGGACGATGCGCGGGCCGCTCGTGCTCCTGGCCGTGGGTTCGGCGGTGGGAGGGTTCGTTGCGGTGCCGGAGCTGATCCAGCCCGCCCTTCGACTCGCCCCCGCCGGGCACCACTACATGCCCTGGCTGCCCTTGCTGGCAAGCCTGAACGCCGTGGTCGGGATCGTGGCTGCCTACTACGCGTACGTGCTCTACCCCGGCCTGCCCGCGCGGGTGTCCCTGGCCTTGACCCCACTCGCGCGCCTCTTCGAGGCCAAGTACCACTTCGACGACGCCTACAACTGGCTGGTGGACCGCCTGGTGAGGGAGAGCGAGACCCTGCTCTGGAAGCGGGTCGACGGGGGGCTGATCGACGGGGCCGTGAACCGAGGAGCCGAGCTGGTGGGGGCCCTCGGGCAGAGGGTGCGCCTGGCCCAGACCGGCTACGTTCGGTCGTACGCCCTGCTCATCCTAGCGGGAGCGGTGGCCCTGCTCGGCTACCTGCTGTGGTCATGACCTTCCTGAGCCAGCACCTCCTGACCGCGCTCGTTTTCCTGCCCGTGGCGGGGGCGGCCGCCATCGCCTTCACCCGCCGGGAGGCGGAGAGAGCGCAGAAGCTGCTGGGGCTCGGGGTGTCCACCGCCGTGTTCCTCCTCTCCCTCCTCCTCGTGCGCGGCTTCGAGGCCGTTCCCGCGATGCAGTTCGTGGAGCAGCGCGCCTGGCTCCCCGCCTACGGCATCTCCTACCACCTGGGCGTGGACGGCCTCAGCCTTTGGCTGGTGGTCCTCACCGCCTTTCTGACCCCTCTCTGCCTGCTCGGCTCCTGGTCTTCGATCGACCACCGCGTGCGGGAGTTCGGGATCTTCATGCTCCTTCTGGAAGCGGGCATGATGGGCGTGTTTGTGTCCCTGGACCTCTTCCTCTTCTATGTGTTCTGGGAGGCGATGCTCATCCCCATGTACTTCCTGATCGGGATCTGGGGCCACGAGCGGAGGATTTACGCGGCGGTGAAGTTCTTCCTGTTCACGTTCGCGGGCAGCGTGCTCATGCTGGTGGCCTTCCTGGTCCTCTACCGGGCGAGCC from Vicinamibacteria bacterium carries:
- the nuoL gene encoding NADH-quinone oxidoreductase subunit L is translated as MFEDHALIVATFMIPMLPLFGFITLALFPLFRSISLALFGERFRRDNDEWGATLLACALVLLSFALAAWSVIRLQGLVGGPTGLRFAQPYLGYEWIEAGGFRVSLSLLLDPLSSVMILVVTGVGSLIHIYSLGYMAHDEDRVRYFSYLNLFTFFMLLLVLGGNLPLMFVGWEGVGLCSYLLIGFWFRRKSATDAGMKAFIVNRIGDVGLLLGMILAYHAFGSLDLVTIADNASALAPEAGGEFGVVTLVCLLLFVGACGKSAQIPLHVWLPDAMEGPTPVSALIHAATMVTAGVYLVARLAPLYHLSAGALTVVAVVGGATALMAATIALVQTDIKKVLAYSTVSQLGYMFLACGVGAFGVAIFHLFTHAFFKALLFLGAGSVIHALSGEQDMRNMGGLRAKIPWTFWTFVVGTLAIAGIPPLAGFFSKDEILRGALLAGKTGLFALGFLTAFLTAFYMSRLMFLTFFGSFRGGPAAEPHVHESPWTMRGPLVLLAVGSAVGGFVAVPELIQPALRLAPAGHHYMPWLPLLASLNAVVGIVAAYYAYVLYPGLPARVSLALTPLARLFEAKYHFDDAYNWLVDRLVRESETLLWKRVDGGLIDGAVNRGAELVGALGQRVRLAQTGYVRSYALLILAGAVALLGYLLWS
- the nuoK gene encoding NADH-quinone oxidoreductase subunit NuoK, giving the protein MPPGPAFLNYAVLLSLGLFAIGALGVFLRRNVITVFMCVELMLNAVNLAFVTFSRAFGTLDGQVLVFFVMVVAAAEAAVGLAIVIAIHRHRDTLDVDAFNLMKW
- a CDS encoding NADH-quinone oxidoreductase subunit A, whose amino-acid sequence is MPGYAPILILGAVTLGFAVSTAILSRLIGRPRPDPAKNSVYECGVPAIGTARERFPIKFYLVCMLFILFDVDAAFLYPWALIFRDLGLFGLLEMGVFIVLIGGGFVYAWKVGALDW
- the nuoF gene encoding NADH-quinone oxidoreductase subunit NuoF, giving the protein MLFRNVWKKNSQALATYQAGGGYANLKKFLSMKPEDIIETVKRSNLRGRGGAGFPTGLKWSLLPKENPKPRYLCVNADESEPGTYKDRVIIEQDPHQLIEGTVVSCHAIRSRTAYIYIRGEFHEGARNLETALQEARAAGYVGRNILGTGVDVEVHVHRGAGAYECGEETALLESLEGKRGQPRMKPPFPANVGLYGCPTIVNNVETLICVPLILERGAEWFAGYGVEKNGGPKLYSISGHVKRPGSYEAPMGRITLRELIYGDGYAQGIREGRKLKAVVPGGSSTPVLTADEIDIGMDFESVAKAGSMLGSAGTIVMDDSTCMVWAARNLTYFYKHESCGKCSPCREGTGWLLRLLTQIEEGQGADKDLDTLWRVTDAIAGKTLCPFGDAAVAPPQSNLKKFREEFEYHVREKQCWRAVAGTFEEARARRLTGVAP
- the nuoH gene encoding NADH-quinone oxidoreductase subunit NuoH, whose translation is MVPLLWWQALLGDTAKVFVIFNINMLTFVHMTWLERRVLAFMQFRLGPNRTGPLGFFQPYADAIKLFFKEETMPAEANRKAFVAAPLISVAAAFMAIAVIPYGPPFTLFGRQWQLQVADLGVGVLFIFAITALGVYGVVVAGWSANNKFTLLGSLRSSAQMFSYELALGLSWVGIIMLAGSFKIGDIVQHQAGWLVHWNIVRQPLAFLVYFVAATAEVARIPFDLPEGETELVAGFHTEYSSMSFGLMQIAEYINMITVSVLATDLFLGGWYSGLPFLPSHGLLGFVWFGAKVFFVLFVFVWLRGTLPRFRYDQLMDFGWKVLIPLAVLNIMVTAVMVTVFGS
- a CDS encoding NADH-quinone oxidoreductase subunit J; the protein is MIDAILFYMFAGAALGSALVVVGQRNPLYSAFALILNLCSLSAIYGLLGSPFIAVLQVVVYAGAIMVLFLFVLMLLNVKRESQEEGSWRALAGTAFALAVLLVFQVGTVLLHWHHPAPPDFDASTRKMAEILFSPRFLYVFEATSILILAALVGAVALAKKDP